In the genome of Candidatus Methanoperedens sp., the window TTTATAGATGATTTTCTGCTTCGCTCAAATCTCATTTTCGTCTGAATCTTACTACTTCTACATCTCTCGATGAGACCCATTTTATCAGAGGCATTATAGCATCTCTAAGCTCTGCTCCTTCTTTTGTGAGCGAGTACTCCACTCTCGGAGGTATTTCAGGAAATGATTCTCTTTTGATCAGGCTTGCATTCTCCAGTTCTTTTAATCTATCTGCCAATGTTTTTGGACTTATTACACCCAGTTTTTTTTCAAGTTCATTATAGCGCAATTTCTGGTTATTTCCTATTGCACTGATAATCAGTAAAGCCCA includes:
- a CDS encoding helix-turn-helix transcriptional regulator, which translates into the protein MQKESKRCAIREDDICLCSIEGIMGILSKKWALLIISAIGNNQKLRYNELEKKLGVISPKTLADRLKELENASLIKRESFPEIPPRVEYSLTKEGAELRDAIMPLIKWVSSRDVEVVRFRRK